AGAAAAGACAAAGAGATAAAATGGTTCTCTCCTCACGACAGCAAAGCGGTGATTGAGTTTGTGAAAAAGGAGTTAGAAAGCAAGAAGTAAGAAGGAGAGAAAGTCCATTCACAAGATGTTGTTTGTCCCCCTCATGGAGGGGGTTAGGGGGAGGACTCACGCGGAAGCCATTCGCAAGCACGCAAAAGTCATTCGCAAGGGCGAAAAAGTCATTCGCAAGGGCGAAAAAGTCATTCGCAAGCACGCAAAAGCCATTCGCAAGCACGGGGAAACCATTCGCAAGGGCGAAAAAACCATTCGCAAGGGCGGAAAAACCATTCGCAAGCACGGGTAAACCATTCGCAAGGGCGAAAAACTCATTCGCAAGGGCAAAAAAGTCATTCGCAAGGACGAAAAAGTCATTCGCAAGAAGATTTAGCGGGATTTTGAGGGGTTGTTCAGTAATCCGTGCATAGCAGTAAAAAAAGGAATTTTTTTTGATGAGGAAAAAAGCAACAGCAATTATGCCCGTCCGCTAAAAAATGATGGGATATGCGTATGTTTGTGGTGGATATAACGAGTTACCACCAATGCTGAAAATACAAAATACAGGTCAGTTCTCTGTGGACTTTTACGCAGTCAATCAGACAACTTTTCAAACTTATCGCATGACTATAACTCGCTTCGTGGACAGCTCCGCAGTTCACCGACAGCATACTAAAAACACATATAATAAGGTAGCGGGACAATTACTTTCTCGGTTGACCGCTGTTCCCGCACAGACAGCAATAAAAAAAAACAGGCTGACAATCTCGCAGTAACTTGACAGCATTAAAACTTAACACGGGGGACAAACAAAAAAAGAAAAAACCCACCCTGCGCATTTTTGAAAATTTATTTGCTCAAGCACATTTGGCACATTTGCCTTTGCCCCCAACCACAAAAGTCAACAACAGGGGCAAAGTCAAAAGAGCCAAACCATCCTGCACACAAAAAAAACAACAGAAAATAAATAGTATTTTTACATTATGATTTATAAAGAATTCAAACCAAATCCATCCCTTGCCGACTATGTGCAACTTATATGGATTATGGAATCAGAAAATGAAACGGAGAAGTATGAGAAATCCCAAATCATGCCAGATGGTATTGTTGAAGTCATTTTTCATTATGAAGAGCCATTCATAACGCATGAACAAAATGGGGAAAAATTCAAACAGCCAAAAGGTTTTGCCGTTTCCATGATGAGAAAATACATAGAGATTGAATCGGATGGAAAAACAGGATTTATTTCAATCCGTTTCTTTCCGTGGGGTGCTTATCATTTTTTCAAAGAACCGATTAAATATTTTCTTGACCAAACAATTGACTCTGAAAAATTATGGAAAGAACAAAATGAGAAAATGTTGAAAAAGATTTCTTCAACATCAAACCACGAAGAAAAAATAAATATAGTGGAAGATTTTTTAGTAGAACAATTAAAAGAAAATAAACAAAACGATAAGCAAATTGATGACGCAGTTAAACTTATCCGTACTTCCAAAGGACAAATACCAATTGAAGAAATTGCCGAAAAAGTTTTTCTGACTAAACGAACACTTGAGCGAAAGTTTCTGGAAACAGTTGGAACTTCCCCTAAGATATTTTCACGCATCACCCGTTTTCTCAACATCTGCCACCATCTGGAAGAACACAGAAACAAAACTCTTACGCAACTAACTTATGAATGCGGTTATTATGACCAAGCACACTTTATAAAAGATTTCAGAGAGTTCTCGGGCTTCACGCCTAAAGAATTTTTTGCAAAGCAAAATGTATTTTTCGCTGACATTTAAAAAATTGTCGCCTTTTTACAATAGCAGTATTGAAATTCTCTTTTCCTTTGTGCCGTTTTTAACAACAACATAAACACAATGGAAAATATTATCTCATGGTTTGAAATCCCTGCACACAATCTTGACCGTGCAAAAAAATTCTATCAAAGTATTTTAGGTCTTGAATTAAAAGATGGCGGTTTTGGAAGCGATGAAATGGCTTTCTTCCCTTCCGACCTGAAAAATGTTTCAGGAGCCATTGTAAAAGGAGAACACCGCAGACCGCATAATGACGGAGTTCTTGTTTATCTTAATGGCGGAAACAATTTAAACAACATTCTTTCAAAAGTCAATTCGGCAGGTGGAAAAGTTCTTGTGGAAAAAACACTCATCCTCCCCGAAGCGGGATACTTCGGAATTTTCTTTGACACAGAAGGGAACCAAATAGGAATTCACTCAATAAATTAAAAATGAAATACACATGAAACCACAACTAAAAAAAGGGACTTCATTAGAATACGAAATGGCAGATTTTGATGTATGCGACCAATATCAATTCACCATCATTTCAGAAAAACCTGAATTTTCTTTTGCGTGGCGAATTGCTTCTGAATCAGAAGAACATAATGCCATTGTAAACATTCCATTAATCATACTGAAAAATGCAGATGAGAGCCATACTATTTCACAGGGTGATTTTGCATTAAAAGATGTCATCAATTCAAACAAAGGATTGCCACCTTTTTTAATCAGTAAAAAAATTCATGCCGAACTAAAGAAAAAAGGAAAATCAAAATTGATATATGGAGGAATTAAATACAATGAATTAATATTGACTGAAACAACTACGCATACTGTCAATATAAAAGATAAGCAAGAAAAAATTCCCGTATTAATTGTAAAAGCAAAAAACGACAGAGAAAAACAGGAAGACAAATTAATTATATGGGATGATAAAAATTACCCGATTGTTATTAAAGCAACGATGTTTGGCAGTAGCGATTACTACTGGGAACTTAAAAAAATAGGAGAAGAAAAAATAAATAAAAAAAAGGTTGCCGTCAAAAAAAGAGTTTTGTATGAAATAGGCGAAAACAGAACAATTTATTTAGAAGGAACTCTTTATGGAATGGTTGATACTGTATCCAGTAAAGATATTTTTCATCCTAAATACATTGATATAAAAAAGTTCCGAGAAAAACTGGCATTAGTAAAAAAAGAAACCAAGAAAAAAAACAAATACAAATATGGATTTATTGATGTGAATGGAAAAGAACTTTCAGGTGGTTTGAAATATGATGTTGCCAATGAGTTTTCAGATGGATTGGCTTTTGTAATTGTTGATTTGCCCGATATGTTTGCACAACGGCTCGGGCAAAAAGGAGACAGGCAGTTTATTGACACTACAGGAAAAACTGTCTTTGCATTATCAAACGACATAGACGGAATTCTTTATGGATTTCACAATGGATTTTGCAGGGTATTAAAATTAGACACTGTTGATAAAATTAATAAGCACGGCTTTATAGATAAAACAGGAAAACCGATTTCAAAATTAGAATACGATGACGCTGATGATTTTGAACACGGAATAGCGTTAGTAAAAAAAGGAAATTATTTTGGCTACATCAATGCAGAAGGAAAAGAAATAATACCCATTGAACATCAAACAAAAGGGACATTTTATGAAAATAAAATAATCATAATGAATAAAGAAGGAGCACAGGTAGAATATGATATGAAAAATAATAAATAAATTTTCCATGCAGAACGGCAGGCAGTTTCTTTCTTAATTTACAATTAACAAATTATAAAACTAAAACTCTAAAAAAATGAAAACACTTTTACTTATCTCAACAGTCTTTTTCTCCTTGACAGTTATGTACAAATCAACAAATGCGCAAGGTACTTGGACGCAAAAAGCAAACTTTGGCGCAACAGCAAGAGAAAAAGCTGTTGGTTTTTCTATTGGCACAAAAGGATACACAGGAACAGGATATGACGCGAGCAATCCAAATAACAATGATTTCTGGGAATATGATCCTTCTAATGATACTTGGACACAAAAAGCAAATTATAATGGAACTGCACGCAGAGGAGCTGTTGGGTTTTCCATCGCTAATAAAGGATATATGGGTACAGGATTTGACGGAGTGAACAAAAAAACATTCTCAGAATATGATCCTTCCACAAATATATGGACACCACTGTCGCTTTTTGGCGGAACTGCACGCCAGGAAGCTGTTGGGTTTTCCATAGGTAATAAAGGATATGTGGGAACAGGATATGATGGAACATTGAAAAACGATTTTTGGGAATATGACCCTATATCTGATTCATGGACTCAATTGGCAAATTTTGGTGGAACTGCCCGCCAGTCAGCCGTTGGTTTTTCCATAGGCACTAAAGGATATGTGGGAACAGGATATGATGGAACATTTAAAAAAGATTTCTGGGAATATGACCCTTCCTTAAACCAGTGGGTTCAAAAGACAAATTTTGGAGGGACACCACGTGACGGTGCTGTTGGATTCTCCATTGGGAATAATGGATATATAGGCACGGGTGAAGACGGAAGCACTTCACTCCTGGATTTCTGGGAATACAGCCCCACTTCAAACACATGGCTTCAGCAAACAAATGCGGGCGGATCTCCCAGAAATAATGCGATAGGATTTTCAATAGGATTAAAAGCATATATAGGAACAGGAATAGAAATCATTAATGGATTCTATTTTCAGGATTTTTGGGAATATTGCGACACTTGTTCTGTTATTGGAGTAAATGAAATTATTATTAACAATTCAATTTCAATTTATCCTAATCCCTTTTCCACACACACAGTTTTGCAAACAGACAATCTTTTACATAACGCAACCATCACGGTTTACAATTCACAAGGGCAGGCAGTAAAAGAAATAACCCAGATAACTACGGGGCAGACAGTTATTCTGTTCCGCGACAACCTTTCAAGCGGACTCTATTTTCTTCGCTTGACAGGGGATAATAAAAATTTAGCAACAGACAAATTTGTAATCACCGACTAATCATTTTAAATTTATTCTTATGGCAACAAACACACTCATAAAAGCAATCAAAGAAAATAAAAACGAAGTTGAATCTGCTATTAAAGCAATGCCCGACTGGAATTTTGCTATGAAAGAATTTGATAAACTGTTCAGCAAAATGTCAAATTCAAAAGACACTCTTTGGTCAGCAGCAATGATGAACGAATTGCACGACACCTACTACAAAGCCCGGGATTGTGATAAGAAATGCGCGAACATAACCACTCGTACAGTAAACGCAATGCCAAAAACAAAAGCCAACGACACCAAAAAGATATTCCTGCAAATCGCCAGTGCTTGCCGAATTTTTCACGCAAGTCATAAAGTGAATTTTGACGAATCGGAAATACCCAATGGCTTTGATGAAATAAAAATGAAGCCCGCAAAAGCAAAAGGTATTTTTACCTACGCTGATGAAATGCCATCGCTTTACGCAAAAACAAGTTTGACATTTGATTATTGGGTTCCGAAAATGCTTGACTGGACAAAAGAAATCAGGGAAAAAGG
The Bacteroidota bacterium DNA segment above includes these coding regions:
- a CDS encoding VOC family protein, which encodes MENIISWFEIPAHNLDRAKKFYQSILGLELKDGGFGSDEMAFFPSDLKNVSGAIVKGEHRRPHNDGVLVYLNGGNNLNNILSKVNSAGGKVLVEKTLILPEAGYFGIFFDTEGNQIGIHSIN
- a CDS encoding WG repeat-containing protein translates to MKPQLKKGTSLEYEMADFDVCDQYQFTIISEKPEFSFAWRIASESEEHNAIVNIPLIILKNADESHTISQGDFALKDVINSNKGLPPFLISKKIHAELKKKGKSKLIYGGIKYNELILTETTTHTVNIKDKQEKIPVLIVKAKNDREKQEDKLIIWDDKNYPIVIKATMFGSSDYYWELKKIGEEKINKKKVAVKKRVLYEIGENRTIYLEGTLYGMVDTVSSKDIFHPKYIDIKKFREKLALVKKETKKKNKYKYGFIDVNGKELSGGLKYDVANEFSDGLAFVIVDLPDMFAQRLGQKGDRQFIDTTGKTVFALSNDIDGILYGFHNGFCRVLKLDTVDKINKHGFIDKTGKPISKLEYDDADDFEHGIALVKKGNYFGYINAEGKEIIPIEHQTKGTFYENKIIIMNKEGAQVEYDMKNNK
- a CDS encoding helix-turn-helix transcriptional regulator; amino-acid sequence: MIYKEFKPNPSLADYVQLIWIMESENETEKYEKSQIMPDGIVEVIFHYEEPFITHEQNGEKFKQPKGFAVSMMRKYIEIESDGKTGFISIRFFPWGAYHFFKEPIKYFLDQTIDSEKLWKEQNEKMLKKISSTSNHEEKINIVEDFLVEQLKENKQNDKQIDDAVKLIRTSKGQIPIEEIAEKVFLTKRTLERKFLETVGTSPKIFSRITRFLNICHHLEEHRNKTLTQLTYECGYYDQAHFIKDFREFSGFTPKEFFAKQNVFFADI
- a CDS encoding T9SS type A sorting domain-containing protein — translated: MKTLLLISTVFFSLTVMYKSTNAQGTWTQKANFGATAREKAVGFSIGTKGYTGTGYDASNPNNNDFWEYDPSNDTWTQKANYNGTARRGAVGFSIANKGYMGTGFDGVNKKTFSEYDPSTNIWTPLSLFGGTARQEAVGFSIGNKGYVGTGYDGTLKNDFWEYDPISDSWTQLANFGGTARQSAVGFSIGTKGYVGTGYDGTFKKDFWEYDPSLNQWVQKTNFGGTPRDGAVGFSIGNNGYIGTGEDGSTSLLDFWEYSPTSNTWLQQTNAGGSPRNNAIGFSIGLKAYIGTGIEIINGFYFQDFWEYCDTCSVIGVNEIIINNSISIYPNPFSTHTVLQTDNLLHNATITVYNSQGQAVKEITQITTGQTVILFRDNLSSGLYFLRLTGDNKNLATDKFVITD